The stretch of DNA CAAAGCCAGCCGCGCTTAGTTGGGCATCCTGTGAATGCGACTCTGCTGATTTACCCGTTTTGCCGTGTTCAACAGCGGCTTTCTTGGTCAACTCTGCCCGTTGCTGCACCATGCCGCCAGCACCCCAAACTGCCGTAAACAGCAGCAAAGTAGCCAGCATCAGGCTCGAAAAACGTTGTATAACGCGCGGTTGCTTCATGGAATCGTGAAACGGATGACAAATTTCGTACCATTTCCCCATGAAAGCAAGCGAATTATTCGGCGAAGACGGCTAAGTTCAAAACAAACTACCCTGCACGACTTTCGGCTGTAGCACCGGCTCGCGTAGATTGAGGCCACAGTGTTGGTTGAGCTGCCGTGTCCAGTATAGAATCAGTTCGGGCGCGGTGTCGTTGTCGCCCCCGCCGTGAATGAATAGATAAGCCGTTTGTAGCCCCTTCTCGAACCAGGTTTTCAGCCGTTGCACCCAGGCGTCGGCGCGGCTATAGTCGGTAGGGTGGCCTTCGTTGGCAATGAATCGTAGCGTTAGTACGGGGCTGCTCAGACCCATATGCAGCACGTCGCGCCGACCGGCTACGTCGGTAATCACTACGTGCCGATGCAGGTTGTGCAGCCGTTCGAGGGTTTGGTTCCAGATTTGGGGGCGAAACCAGTCGGGGTGGCGAAACTCAACGGCCACGTCCAACTCATCGGGCAGCGATTTCAGGTACGTTTCCAGCACCGGCCATTTCTCCGGCCCGAACGAGGGCGGCAATTGCAGAAACGACATACCCAGAAACTCTTCTAAACTCAATATAGCATTCACAAACTCGTCGGTCAGGCTCTCGGAAGCAACCAACAGGCGTTCGTGGCTGATAATCTGCGGAAACTTAGGGCAATACGTAAAGCCGGGCCGGGCGGGCGACCCGGTAGCTTCCGTTTTCCATTTTGCGATCATACCCGCTGTCGGAATCTGGTAATGAGTCAGATTGAGTTCAATGGTGTTGAACTGCCGGGTGTAATAATGCAGGAAATCACGCTCTTTGGCAGTTGAAGGATACACCTTGCCAACATAATCCTTGTTCGCCCAGATTGGCCCGCCTATGTACACCTGCGGTTGCCAACTCAGGTTACGGGGCGTTGGCTCAACCGCTGCCCATACGCGGGCGTTGAAAGGCGCACCCGGTGGCAGTGCGAAGTTAACCGTATCGAGATTAGGCGTTTTTCCGAATTCCATGTCTGTGCTGATGAAGTGACAAGTAAACAAAAAATACGTCGTATTTGTCACAAAATACACCGTATGCCCCCTGGGAGCATATCGACTTGTTGAGTTGGTCAGAACAAGTTCGGTATCAGCTTGGCACTAAATCCGCTAAAGAAGTGTTTGACATCCTCCCCTCCCTAAAGGAAGGGGATTCCCAAACGAACAAATAGTCTGAGATGGTTCACGTTTCAACTTCCACCGCCCCCCAAGCACTAAGCCTGAAAAGGTCTTACACGGAATCCACGCGCTTAGACGGTAAGCCCTACCGCAAAATTCCAAATATTCTTAGCCGCATTCTCGTCGCGGTCATGCTCACGTTTACAGTCGGGGCATTGCCAGTTACGCACAGTAAGGGGCATAGCCTGAGCCACGTAGCCACAGCACCAACACCGTTTGGAGGAGGGAAAGAAACGGTCAATCTTCACCAACGCTTTACCCCGCCAAACACACTTGTAATCCAGCATCGACACGAACCGACCGAACGAAGCGTCGCTGATATGCTTTGCCAGTTTACGATTTCTGACCAGACCCCGCACGTTCAGGTCTTCCACCGCGATTACGTCAAACCGGCGTACTATGTCGGTCGTGACTTTGTTGAGGTGGTCAACGCGGGCATTGGACAACTTTTCGTGGACTTTGGCAACTTTGATACGTTGACGGTTCCAACGTCCCGAACCTTTGGTTTTCCGGCTCAGGGACTTTTGGGCTTTTGCCAACTTGGTTTCGTACTTTCTGGTAAATCTCAGATTAGCAATCCGTTCGCCGTTACTCAGCGTTGCCAGTCGATTGATACCCAAATCAACGCCGATAGATTCGCCGGTTTTGGCGAACGTCTGGGGTGTTTCGTCCAACACCAGCGAGACGTAATAGCGTCCGGCCCCCGTCTTGCTGATAGTCACAGTCGTCGGCTGAGAGGTGAACGAGCGCGACCAACGGACTTTAAGTTTACCAATTTTGGCAAGACTCAAAACACTGTTGGTATACTTGAAAGCAGAGGTGGTGTATTCAGCACTTTGTCTGTCGCGTTTGCTCTTGAATCGGGGGTACTTAGCCCGGCCCGCAAAGAAGTTGCCGAACGCGGTTTGCAGGTTTCTGAGACTCTGTTGCAAAGGGACGCAACTGACCTCGTTGAGCCACTGGTGTTCAGGAGTCTTTTTGAGAGCGGTCAGGGCGGCACTGGATTGGTTGTAGTTGATGCGTTCCCCATTGGCCCACGCATCTGTCCGCAACCGCAAGGCCCAGTTCCAGGTAAAGCGCGTATGCCCAAATACCCGGCTCAATTCCTGAGCCTGCGTATCGGTGGGATAGCAGCGAAACGTGTACCGGACTTTCACAGTCTAAAGATACAAAAGGCATCTCACACAATCAACAGTTTATTTGTAAACTTTGGAATCGTTGCGTCTCCCCGTGCACTGGCCTTGCAACGCTACGCGCTTGCTGCCGAACGTCGGCCTGGCGCGATTCCTCCCCCCGCTAAAGCAGGGGGTTTCCTCGCGGGATTATCATGAGTTTTTAGATGCCGTTGAAACATTAGTACTATGGATAAGCAAACATTGGTAGAAAACGCCATACAAAGGATAGGCGATAGTTTGAAACAACGTGGTTTACTCCTAACTGATTATCGCGTTATGCCTGCTTATTATGGCTACCTTGTTTACCCAGCGCGTGTGGGCATTGTTATTCCATCGCTAAAAGGCAAGTCGGTCGGCGAGCGTATTGGTATTACCAGTGGGATAGCTCGTGAAGTTTTATCCGCCGAAGAGCGAGCCTTGGTCAATGCGCTGCTGCCGTTTACTTCGTCGGAAGAAATGAACGAAAACTTCGACGAACGCATTGCCCGCGTCATGGTCGAACACGCTTGGCCGGACTAACTGACACGCACGTTGAAATTAATCGAAATCAGTGTCCCGTCCGGTAAATCTCCGAGACGGGCTTATTTTTGCACTTCAAACGGGTCTGCCCCGCCGAATCCCATGATCGCTAAAACATATAGTCCGCAGGAAATAGAAGAGAAATGGTATCAGTACTGGCTTGATAACCAATTCTTTAAATCAACGCCTGATGCG from Spirosoma montaniterrae encodes:
- a CDS encoding RNA-guided endonuclease InsQ/TnpB family protein produces the protein MKVRYTFRCYPTDTQAQELSRVFGHTRFTWNWALRLRTDAWANGERINYNQSSAALTALKKTPEHQWLNEVSCVPLQQSLRNLQTAFGNFFAGRAKYPRFKSKRDRQSAEYTTSAFKYTNSVLSLAKIGKLKVRWSRSFTSQPTTVTISKTGAGRYYVSLVLDETPQTFAKTGESIGVDLGINRLATLSNGERIANLRFTRKYETKLAKAQKSLSRKTKGSGRWNRQRIKVAKVHEKLSNARVDHLNKVTTDIVRRFDVIAVEDLNVRGLVRNRKLAKHISDASFGRFVSMLDYKCVWRGKALVKIDRFFPSSKRCWCCGYVAQAMPLTVRNWQCPDCKREHDRDENAAKNIWNFAVGLTV
- a CDS encoding DUF72 domain-containing protein, which encodes MEFGKTPNLDTVNFALPPGAPFNARVWAAVEPTPRNLSWQPQVYIGGPIWANKDYVGKVYPSTAKERDFLHYYTRQFNTIELNLTHYQIPTAGMIAKWKTEATGSPARPGFTYCPKFPQIISHERLLVASESLTDEFVNAILSLEEFLGMSFLQLPPSFGPEKWPVLETYLKSLPDELDVAVEFRHPDWFRPQIWNQTLERLHNLHRHVVITDVAGRRDVLHMGLSSPVLTLRFIANEGHPTDYSRADAWVQRLKTWFEKGLQTAYLFIHGGGDNDTAPELILYWTRQLNQHCGLNLREPVLQPKVVQGSLF